The window TTAAAACCAGCGGTGAGGAGTTGAATAAACCTGTGTTATTATGCGCTCCCCGTCTTTGAACCCTCGGGCGGCCAAAGCATCCACGATCTTCATTCTCTCTGACAGCTTGAGAAAAAGACGGGTGCGATCAGACAACAGGTGGGCGACACCGTGAGGTGACTGACGTTTGTGCAGACTGAACCTCGAGAGACTTGAGGAGAGCGACGGACTCGATGAAGGCCTCGtacatcctcctcttctttgcgTTGTTTTTGACAATCAGCCTGTGAAACGTGGCGCGATCCTAGAAGAAGAAGCGACAACGAGCCTTGAAGACctgccatcatcatcaccgtcgccatcctcatcctctgctggactcaccagggcccacaggGCGCCGTCCTGGGTTGCCACAATGGTGGCAGCTCGTGGCGTGTTGTACATGAGGGCCAGCTCGCCGAAGCTGCCCTTGTTGTCGTACTTTCCCACGCACAGGTTCGCCCCGTCCTTTTTcataaaaatgtcaaatgtaCCCCTGCGAAGAGAGAGGACACGCAGGAGGGACGATGTTGTTCAGCGGAAATAAGGTCCATGATCCAGAAGCTACAACCGGGTTCCCTGAACCCCAACAGCAACCTAAACCCCCCCATGAGGGGGACCCATTGTAACCGCAAAGTGTTTCACAATGATGCATTTCCGGTGTCCTAACACACTTTTGCCTCATTTGatagtccagcagcagctgatcaaTGTGTCAATATGTCATGACTTGGGGCAAAAAACAATCAATTAAAAGCCACATTCCCCCCCAAGAAAGACAATAAAGGGAGAAAACTGTATGGGAACCGAAGCCAAACTGCAGATTCCCATCAACAGCGCGTCAAATTCAAGGTCACCGGGGCTGCAGGGGTCATGATGTAGGAAAGATAAATGATACGTTGTAGTGAAGCTTGTGGCATAACCCCGGAGCTTAAGCGAGCAAATATAGTTACATCACATCCAACAAAATAGATCTGACTTACGTCTCAATCACATAGAAGTTGTCTCCGTCGTCTCCTTGGTCGATGATGTGTTGCTGAGGTTTGACCAGAACCTCAAACATGGCGTCCAGAATCTCGGAGAACTGCTCCTGAAGAGAACAACATCTCTGCGTCACTGGGGCCGCCTCCCCCACCACCGTGCAGGGTTGCTCGTCTACCTGGTCCAGAGTTTTGAAGAGCAGGATGTGCTTGCAGGCATCCTGAAGTCTGCGGCGCTGCTCGTCAGTTTTGGGATTGACCACGCGAGGCTCCGCgtcgtcgtcctcgtcgtcgTCGGGGTCGTACGGCTCCGCGCACACTGTGGCGGGACAGGGAGCGCGCTGAGACGGCGCATTGTGGAAGACATGGTCATTGTTCTCCATTACTCACCTGAAACTCTGCGGCTGTATTTACCGGTGGTggactctgggggggggggggggggggggggggggggggggggttggggggggcagaggtgtgTCAGTGTTGGATGAATCACAAcctttaatatttaatcttttGGAACAAATGAAACGTCGGATGCTTTTTAATTCTGCAGGGCGATAAGAACAGGCCTGGTTCCTGCTGAAGGCTTGTTTGGTGGAAGATAACAGCTGAGATACGTGAATGCTGTGAAATAACTATGGGATGTTCCACAGCGTTGAgacaaaacatttaatcatcagTCTAAGGTCGTCTGCCAGTCCCTGGAAGAGGGAGGCTGCCATGACACATGTGACGTGTCTCCTCGCTGCAAGAGAATAAACTTTGCCTGCTTTTATAATCAGATGCTTTCAGTGAGTAAGactaataatattaaaatgactCACTCTTGGggtcatcttcctcttcctcctcttcctccttgtcGGGGCCTGATTTGGGTACAAAGGTCACGGCCTTCCTCGCTGGCCGGAGTTTCTGGTCGTTCCTCTGGACGCTCAGGATGTGCGTGAAGTGCTGCACCGCGAACTCCACCAGGTCTGGCGGTCTGCGGCGGAGCACCTCCACCGTGTagccctgcagcagctctttcaaCCCAACCGGAATCTGAACAGCAGTCATGTTCTGGGGCGCAGAGGTCACAGCTGGAGACGGCTAGAACTCACTGATATTTAGATCTGAGACGTCGGCACCTGCCGGCCCcggaggacagatggacagagctgAATGTGGAGCACCATCGGAGGTGCGGactggctcctcctcctgcccctcggCTCTCTAACAGCATCACATTGATCCCTTTAATTCGGGTCTGTTGGAAAATATTGATCGTGCCTTTTTGCATCAGATGTAATTAGAATCAGCCTGATGGACACTGCGTCAGATCCCGACGATGGGACGTTGGACAACGTCGCCCAGATTTAGGGTAATAAGTCAGCAATCCGAGGTGTTACATGTTTCTCATTTTGCTGAAATTAGATTGAAAATTCAGGCAATGAGGAGATACAGCTTCATTTTAGAgcgtgtctccctctctcccattaGTTGGATCATTGCACATTGGCGAGTTCTAAAACTGAACTCATCCAGACGTGGTCCCGAGGAGACCGTCCCGTCCTTAGCGACTTCAACCTGAGCTAAGACATCATGACGGgcgtcccctctcctcctcactgagtgatgatgttatttcttgtgttgtttctctgcccccccccccccccatctgcaggTCTCTTCGTAGCTGtatgttgacctctgaccccattgacccactcaactctttgttataataaatgtatttccctgatctctgcttagtctctcctctacctatcctcccctctcctacctatcctatcctctacctgtcctccccccctctcctctctctctacccagccccccatcagcaggtgggtccccctacatgagcctggtcctgctcaaggtttcttcctgttaaaggggagtttttccttgccactgttgcttgtctggggtcaggccctgggattctggaaagcgccttgaaacaattttgattgtaacagacgctatataaataaagattgattgattgattgattgatgtcgTCGGGCCGCCTCTGAAACGTTTCCCCAGATGTATCCAGATGACAGGAGACCCTAGACACAGATCCTGGATCTGCAGTCTATCTCTGGTAACCCCCCCAGTGTTCTTCAAGAGGAATAATCATGTGTGAACTATTACATCATCAAAAGCAAAAGCTGGATtcaggttctttttttattattattattatttctcaaCATACCGATAAATCTGCGTCCTGAAATATCTCGTTAAAGCAGTGTGATCACAGAAGAATCTGCAGACAGTTTGAGGGCTGCGTGCACCGAACACAGTGCAGCAGCCTGCACCTTTTCCCTGATCCGTGCACCAGCTCCCAGACAACTAAAGGTAAGGCACACATGTTCAGGTCACTCcagtttaaaaacaacaaagaaaaccaACGCACAAAGAGAATTACAGCAAAAGATTTAAAACGGAAAAGGAGTGAGAACATTCGACCGTCCGTGTGACAAAACGTGTGTATTTTGTACAGGTGTCGTCGCCACATGTCAGCCCTGAACAGCCGGGGTGCCTGATAATACCGCAGGTTTTTCTACGTGAATCAAACTTAAAATCTCcgcgtgttgtgtgtgtctctgcatggtTGCAGGACTCTGATCTTTTCAGGATTTCTCCTCCCGGGATTCACATTCTAAGAGGTGACGCCGAGACGCCATCACAGGTCTGGCGCCAACCAGTTGAGGAACTTCATCGCGCACTCGAATCCTAAGAAACAAGCCtggcaaaaacaggaaaaggttATTGCAAAGCTTACAGCTTCGGCATCATctgcatttgatttttttccggGGAAAAATTGTCTCACTGCATTTGCCGGGAATGCTCGGAGCATGACGGCATTAAAGCCCTTATACAGAGAGGCCACGCCCTCTTCTCTGATCAGCTCCCTTAGAACGTCCCGAAAACCATTGGGATATTTTCCTTCAGGAGCTGAAAGACAAGTACAGCAACAAAAATTCAGGCAGGAAAATCAGGGTCACCCCACGGAGTCCATCCCAACATGTGGATGGTTGCCTGCATTCAGTTACATTCTGATGGCTAatacacacacatcacatgCTCACCATACATTTGTCACACTGCAACTACTATTAGCTTCCCTGTTAGTTAGGCAAGTCTGACACATAGTTATTGGTATGGTGTGTATTCTTTGGCTTTAGCAGAGAAATGAGGTGTCATTTGCACAGGCAGCTCTGAGCGCACCTACAGCTGCATATTTAAATGCTTGTTCTCGACACAAACCTGTTTGGAAACGAGATTTAAGCACGTCAGGTGGGATGGCGACAGCCCAGTTAAAGATCCCGGCCATCCCTCCCGCAAACAATATGCTGGGAATGCTGAGCTCATTGTGGCTGCATAAAAAAACAGACAACAGCCTCAGAGGATGTTTTATAACAGAACTCACtaaaagataaaatcaaataaccTTTTTCCTGGTGGTGTGAGAAGGGTTTTCAGCCACTCGTAGGTCATGAAGTACATCCCACTGGCGGGAAcatcttggggaaaaaaaacagagaaagttACACAATTAagtttattaaaataaacacttgATGATAAGTTTTCACCTCTCATGAGGGTCAGTGCTGTGCCTTTGTAGATTCCTCTGATCCCAGACTCTCTGTACAGCTGTTTTACACAGTCCATGGGTCCATTATACTTCACATTCCCCGTTGAAGCTTGgatctgcacaaacacacacacgtacacacttACAAATTACTAAGGTAACAATAGTGGTGAAGGATCAAGtatcatttgtgtgtttgaaatAGCTTCTGACCTGTAGGAGGCATTTGATACGCTCTCCAGGAGTCATGATGGCTGTCGTGAACACCCCAGACAGCATCCCTGCCGCAAACAGCTGAGGATACCTGAGGGAGACAATTAAACGGCCTACTGGATTCCATCTTTATACACCGTTCAGCGCCACAATGACGGAAAATCACCCACGTGAGAATGTCATCAGGGCTTTTCTGTTGCAGTTTCTTGCCCAGTCCAAATCCAAAGAAACAGACTGCAAACATAGGTGTAACTCCAATGATGGGGGCTGCCATGCCCTTGTAGAGTCCTTTCAGACCCTTCGAGAGATGATGGAAAAACATAAGAGGGATCAAAAAGGACTCAGTGGAATTTATAATTAAGGACATGAAAACAACATCCACCCTCACCTCTTTGGCTAAAGTCTTTTTAAAACAGTCAAAAGTTCCTTTGTACAGAACGGTCTCTCCAGGTTTGGGTTTAGGCTGCGTCTGTAAACGCACCTGAGAGAAAAAGATGCAGTTTGCAGCAACATTAAAGGAAGTGCATTTATGTTTTTTAAGGGGTGATGTTGGAAAAACTTGTCATGACCTCAATCGAACATTCAGAAAGTGCATAGTGCCAAATTTTGTATGTAATTATTAATTTGCAGAAATGTTACTTCCTCAGAATTTTAATGCCATGTCGTGTTTTTTTGATGGCGTGACTGTTGAAGGTGATAATCGTGTTTACATACATGATAATGAAGCCTCAACGGCCAACAGAGATTAACTTTACAATATGGGTCAAAGGGCTGCACACTCATCTGACACGTCTGAGCTGCCATACAGGCTTTTCTTACATCTACACAGGTGGAATATCCCTGAAGAAATGTTTAGTTTATGAGAGAAACGCGAACAGCATTTACTTTAATAGTATCGAGTGGGTGTCCAGCGAAGACAAGGCAAACCCCTCCAAACCCCCCGGCGAAGAAGTTCTTCAGGGGGCTGATTGGCTTCTGCTgctttgacatttttatttttttttcacttttgctgagagaaaaaaacaaaacaaatagcGTCTGAATTAAACTAACGCCGAAAACAAACGTGAAGTCAGTCACTACAAATGCAAAACTAAAACACAACATGTTACCTGGTCTGATCGTCAAAGTCTTCCTGTCCTACCGTCACTCTACCGCCACCTTTCACCCACTTAAATATCCGGACCGGTATGAGAGTTACACAGTTACAGCTAGGTACGTCGTGTGTTTGTCGTCCGGGTGGAAACATGAAACGTTAAATAAATGCATCCAGGGATTGAAATGAATTAACATAGATTCGAGAGTGAAAAAGATATTCGTGAAGTCGCGCGGTTTATCATGAAATACATTATTTTGAATGTCCCAGAGAAGAGGTTTTGGAATTACATCATGTTACACCAATTTATACGACTTTTTTTGAAAATTGTATTTTATGGACTGATCTTGATCTTTAACAGCTGTTGCATCTTACATCACTGTCAACAATCAAACCGACTGCTTCCATTATTAAAATATAGCTTTATTAGTTTTATTAGAACACAGTCACACCACAATTGTAGACAGTGTTatcacacaaaaaacaaatatttatccCTCATCCACACTCAATCTTACACTGACACACAGTAAAATTACAAatgataaacaaataaacatgaacAAGAAACACTGATATCTTTTTTTGGATTGTGTCTTTTTTAGAAATATAAGAAGTAAAGTGAATCACATGTCTTATCAGGAAACAAAAAAGTGACCAGAACAGATAGGTTTATAAAGGAGAATATCAATCATGACATCATGTGGAAGAAACATGGAAAATGCGCTACTGTTACACAATTAAGACCACAacaatgaaaaagaaatgtcCTCTGTATGCCCTAATCTTCATTTCCAGTAAATTCATCAGATAATTGCTCCAAATCAACATTGATTCATTATCTGAGTTAAGTGCAGAATGTGTTTTTTACCTGAACAACAGCCAAACCTGTATTAAAGCAATATTACAAGTTGCTATAAAGCATTATTGCAGAACTGGTAATGCAGCATAGGGACAAAAGCTGTTGAACGTTAAAGAGTTAAGAGCTCTAATAGTCGAAGAGACTTGCATATGTAAATAAAGAGCGCTTCATTTGAGGAGCTTAGAGagctgaaaagaaacaaaagcacaaGACATATAAAACTGCAGGCAGCAGCAAAATTGACTCAGCTAGAAGCAGCATCGAGATTGCACACGGACACCGTCTAAGAGCGCTTCTCTCACGAGCAAATATGTTTCACTTGATATTTGAGTTGGATTCTAATAAATAAAAGGGTCAATAAGAAGTTAATTTTCAGTAAGGACAGAAAACAATGTGACACACAGTTGTTTGGTCCCAGCAACAGGGAAGCACATAAAGCAATCTCGCAGAAACGACACCTTCGTCTTCAGTTGCCTTACTTCAAGCATGTAGATGCATTTCGAAAAAACTACATGGTTATTTCATTTGAAAGTAAATTCCTATACGATATGTTGCTCTGAATAACCTCCTATTTATGTTGCCTGGAATTCCACCAGTGACTAAACCAGTTTTACTAGATGACTTCTACTTCCTAAAGACCGCAaaagaacaaagagaaaaagTCATTTCTCTTTCAAAAGGGGTGAAACCTGAAACGCGTGAAATGTGAAAAAAGCCTAAAAAGATGAGCGGCTTTCTCAAGTGTTGCATCACTCACTGGCACAGGCATAAAGAAACTAGCTTTAGGCTTTATTGTACCTCCCTGCAGTAGATCAGACTGAACTGTGCATGAGTAGAATACTGATATGGTTAGTCCTAGTTCTCACTGAACTGGGGGAACTCCTTGTATATCTGCTGTATGATTAGTTTATCCATCTGCTTCGCTGTGGCGCTCCCATCATCCTCTGCCGGATCGTCCTCCTCCCTGAGAATcctctgcagcgccccctgcaggtcagagaGACGGTGCTGGTGCTCTAGGTAGTCTGTTGAGCGCATGATGGAGTGCATGAGGGACAGATACTCCATCCTCAGCTTCaaaggaggaggacaaagacggGAGATGAAAACAAGGCCTTACAGGAGATCAGGTTTGTTAATAAAAAGACGTTTAAATTAAATGTGCTCAGTCAGACGACAGGTAGGTGGAGCTCACCTTGTCTCCAGGTGAAAGGTCGGATATCTGCCGAACGGCAATGTCAATCATGACCATCATGTCAGTGCGGTAGAAGATGTCTGCGGTCTCTCTGCTGGCAAAGACATCCTGCAAAAACTTGAGGACCGAGTGCGGCGCAGGCGGCGCGTGATTGAACATGCACACGGGGTCGTCTGGACAAAGACGGTTCAGAGTCAGAGCAGATGCAAACGCAGACCGAAAGCAGCGCTACAGGGGAAGTGGCGTTCTTACCGCCCCtgttcaggagcagcagcaccttctcCGACAGAATCTTGACGTTCTTCTTCCTCAGTTCCTGCATGATGACGTTGCTGCTGGGCGCTGGGTTAAAAGAGAGAACGTGATGATCAGGAAAACTAGAGTAACTAACTGGACCGGCTTCATTCACAAGTGATTCACAGTGCGGAACAACATGGGAGGATCGGTATGGACGTGTTATGCGGCCACGGGCTGCGCTCACCTGTGTGATGCAGGTTAAACGACAAGACGAGATTCAGGAAGATATCAGGAAGTTGCTCTGTGGGATCAGAGGGAAGCCCGTCTTCCACCACACCCAGCAGAAACTCCACAAAAGCAGCATTCAAATGTTCTGAAAGAAGTGGGCACCATCGATCGGACCTCACCCAAACGTTTAATGCTTGCGTTCATTTATTAGCTTGTGTTACGGTTCACGTACCATAGTGATGATATGGCACCTGCTCTCCCATCGAGAAGATCATGGTCAGCACCAACGCTGTGTAACACATCTTCTGGTGTTCTAAGGAAAGGACAAGCAGGCAAAAAGGGTTTATAACAAGGGCGAGTGGAGGGGGAAGACGAGGACCAGGGGGGGAAATATGAAGACTGGCACCTTGTGTGTCCGTCTGCAGATCCCTGGCCAGCTCCATGGGGAGGATGGAGTTGAGCAGGGTGGAGATGAGAGCTGCGTCCAGGCTGCACATCGCCCCAAACActttgaggagcagcagccgcagAGACACGCGGTGCTCCTGCGCGGTcccagaaagaaaagagagcagaGCTGCGGCTTCAAAGACGCTGCCAGTCTGAAAACAGCTCCTCTGAAACCTCACTTGACGGTGATTTTTAACGTTTTACCATCTGATAATACGAAACCAGCGACAGCACGTTCTCGCAGTGGTCGGCCTTGCACATTCTCTTGCACACCTCTGGGTCGGCATcagtctgaggaggagaacGTTCACATTTTAGCTGCGACGGCGACGATAATATCGCATCGTATCTGTCATTTCAGAATAAGcccggcagcggcggcggcggcggcgtggcgGACAACAGGGGATTATACGGCCTGTCAAACGGACCCCCGCAGAGAGGCGCGCCCTGATCCGTGCTTTGGCCGGGACAAACGCAGCATGTTTGGCAGCCTGTCGAGCGTCCCGATTCAGGCCGTAGCCTCGCTCTTCAATCTGAAAAGTCGTCTGAGTCCATCTGATCCTATCAAAAATGTCGTCTGACCTCTGGGCGGCTGTTGTGGAAACACGGTTCATCCCAGGAAAGGGGGAGGGCGGGGGtgagtgaagctgctgtggaTGAATGAGTATTATTATATGTGATATCAGGCGCTGTGTGGTGCGAGTGCCGTTATCTCTGGGTGCTCTGTAAGCACACATTAGTAAGAGGGAGGCTGGCGGCGTGTGACCGGCGCCATACCAGAATCTTGAGCAGCTCTTCCAGGTAGCAGGCGATGAGGGCGTGGTCTTCGTGAAGCGCCCAGCTGCGCTGCTGTGAATCATCCCGGTGACGGGCGAGGTCGCTGAAGATCACCTCCAGCCTCTGTTCGTCGTGACACACCTGACCCCGGGGCAGCGCTGCTCTCAGATCCTACGGAGACGCCAAACAGCATTTAAACCTGACGCACCGGCGCAGCTGAGCAGCTCGCCGCCCGACGCAGGAAGTCGCTCGTTAACCTCAACGTGAAAATGTCTTCTCATATAATAACGTTAATGTAAAAGTACCGGTTAAAGCAACAATCATGTTTTTGGTACATTCACAGCTCTGCGTTAAGCCTTCTAATCCAGTCCTGACCCACTAAAGTGTTAACGCTAATAAAATGAGGGCTAAAATGAGGATTTGCACATCTTTGTTGACTTATGCTCAATTACAGCAGAGGAATATTTGAGCGTTTGCCTTCGCCGACTTCCTGGTTTTCTCCTAATGTGCCTGTTGTGATTCTGGTGCAGAGGGGACGCCCAATGCTGACGGTCATGACACGTCTAAGAGGCTACAGAGGATTTGGGGCTGTTAATGCAGCCCAGGAACAGGAACTGATCGGCGTTTGTCACCCACCAACCGCCCACAGAGACAGAAATGTCAGCAGATGATGTCGCGCTGGGTTTGACACCGTTCAAACCCAGGAAACGGGGTCTATTCGAACGGTCGGCCAGAGCTGGAACGCTACAATGGTGCTGACCTTACTCTCAACCAGGGAGACCAGGACTTGTTCCAGATCGGAGGAGGCCTGAGGCAGGGCCGTCTGCAGATGGCCCACCACCACGCCCACGGCGACTCTGGACAGCTCGTAACTCAAGCCGGTGTTCTTCCGAACCAGCTCGATCAGCTCGGGTCCAATCGTCATGGAAACAGGCTCAGGCTTGGTGGGGCTGCCGGGAGGGCTTTCGGCGACAGACGGGGGCGCTACAGGCCACTCGCTCTCTGCCTGCTCCGCTGGAGCGGCGGGCTGGGGGGGCTGCGGGGCCGGGCTTTTCTTCCCAGGAGCTGGCTGAGCAGgagagtgtggggggggcacatcCTGCGGCGCTGCAGCCGGCTTCACGCGGGATGGTACGGGAGGAGGCGGCGTGCTGGAGACGCTCGGCAGACTGACATCAGAGGAGACGagggagtgggcggagcctgagcccaaggaggtggagctgattgagagggagggggcaggagatGGTGGGAGCGAGGACACTCTGGAGGGGACCTCAGGCtctgctggagagagagagaagggggagagatcTGGTTTCAGAGAGGAGAGTGAAACTGAATGACCCGACTAAGAATAGAGCGTTCATGAAGTCGGCCGGGATAGACCGAAGTCACGGCGCGGCCTCCGGAGCGTCTAACCTGCGCGCAGACTGTTCCGCTGTTTCTCGGGCGGAGGCGGCGTGATGGGAGCGGCCCGCCGAGGCTGAGGGGGCACCTGCGGGGGGGTCAAGCAAGAGGTCAACCCAGCCTAACGGTTTCATCTTCATTTGAACAGTCAGTCCTGAATAATTGCAGATCGTACGTTTTTAGCGACAGAACAGAGCTGTCAAAGGTTAAAACTGGTCAGGTTTTCATTTTGAAACGTGGATGTTTTGGGATTCTTTACTCAGATCTGAAGACGCAGCGTTTTCTGTCGCTTCAGACAGGATCGACCAAAACATTCTCGGTGAACAGGCGACTGTGTTACCTGGTAACAGCCTGGGTCTGCCTGCATATTGTCCATGCTTCCTGATAGTGGCATGCTGCCCTGCCGCCCGTAGTCTCTGCTAAGGCCGTTAGGTGGAGGAGGAGTCTGGCTGAGAGAGATTTCACTGTTTGATGATGGGATGCCTTGTTTGGGACCGGAGGACGTGGAGCTTCGCCGAGCCAAGGTCTCCTTCCTGTGATGGATCAACTTCCTGTAAGACAATACAGTGCAGATGTCTTTAAAAGATTAAACTATCTTTGGGTCATGTTGTGTCTTTTCACTTACTGTAGAACGTCTCTCTGTTCCAGGTTGTATTTCCCACCGTTCTTTAAGGCCACATTGTGGATTCCTTCAATTGCTCGGTCAATAGACTGTAGTACCTCATCCTGCTCTGGAGTCTGCCAAAGACAGAAAACCACAGAATGGCAGAAGtatttgtttattaaaaacGTAATAAGGACTAACCCAACAGAACCGTGGGCATGTGTGGCCTCGGGCAGGAAGAAACTGGGCCAGTTATCtaacaaaaaaatgcattttaatcagTGACAGGCGCTCACTGTGGCCTCACATTCAGACTCACTTATACGCCGCACGTGTGACTAACAAGAGAGCATTCCTGCACTGAGCCTGTTATTTTACCCGCTGCAAGCTGTGACTAGTCGGGGAGACCAGGTACCATCAGTGGAGCACATGTGGGTGTGCCGGAGAAGAGCCACAGTGGAAGGGAGTGCTTATTTATGAAGCAGGGAGAGATGGCATTAAAATGCAGGGGCACACGCAgactttttgtcctttttgtttgAATCTGTAAGCTCCCATTGCCTAACTTCCATCCATTCACGGCCTTTTACCTCCTTCCTGTCGCAGTGAGCAGCTGCAGTGCAGAAGACCATGTCCCAGCATCCATTCAACCGTAACAATAATTGACATACGCACTTACAcgttctgctgttttcctgacAATAATCAGCTGTGAGCTTCAACCTGGCCTAAACAGCAGTGCACAGCACAGTTACACTGGATCTGTCTCTCCGGATCGGATCATTTCTGTCTTTAATGCTGCCACAATTTCACTAGATTATCCACCGAGCTGGCGGGGCGACATGCTGCCGACATGCTGAGTTCAAAGGGGGTAGAAATGTAACGTTTACCTTTATTTTTTCGATATAGGAGGCTGGAATGTAGCCGGTCTCCCCTGAGCTGCAGCGGGACCCCAGCCACCAGTGTTTGTTGCTCCTCTCCAGGATTAGGAAGCTTTCTCCGGCTGCGAAGTGCAGCGAGTTGGGCTCCGTGGAACGGAAGGCGTACAGAGACCGGTACATGTCGTCACTTTAAAACGCCAAAATGAGCAAAAACGGTACGAGAGACGGTCCTGGAATTTAAGGAGGGTCCAAGTGGAAATCTATACTCAGCTGGAGGTGCTTTAAAGCGGCCGTGAACGCATGGCCCAGGAGGATCACTGCCGACTGTTTACAATGAAGCTGCGATCATCTGACCTATGAGTGGTGCCACAGAAGCCCACAAGGGGGCGCTTGTGCACGTTAACACGCCCCCCAGGCATTTTAATCAAATGTCGAGCTGGCGGAGTCCCGAactcataaaaaaataaagagtgtGTCTGATCCGGCTTTTCTTAGTTTATTGAA is drawn from Takifugu rubripes chromosome 19, fTakRub1.2, whole genome shotgun sequence and contains these coding sequences:
- the nckipsd gene encoding NCK-interacting protein with SH3 domain isoform X3, producing the protein MYRSLYAFRSTEPNSLHFAAGESFLILERSNKHWWLGSRCSSGETGYIPASYIEKIKTPEQDEVLQSIDRAIEGIHNVALKNGGKYNLEQRDVLQKLIHHRKETLARRSSTSSGPKQGIPSSNSEISLSQTPPPPNGLSRDYGRQGSMPLSGSMDNMQADPGCYQVPPQPRRAAPITPPPPEKQRNSLRAAEPEVPSRVSSLPPSPAPSLSISSTSLGSGSAHSLVSSDVSLPSVSSTPPPPVPSRVKPAAAPQDVPPPHSPAQPAPGKKSPAPQPPQPAAPAEQAESEWPVAPPSVAESPPGSPTKPEPVSMTIGPELIELVRKNTGLSYELSRVAVGVVVGHLQTALPQASSDLEQVLVSLVESKDLRAALPRGQVCHDEQRLEVIFSDLARHRDDSQQRSWALHEDHALIACYLEELLKILTDADPEVCKRMCKADHCENVLSLVSYYQMEHRVSLRLLLLKVFGAMCSLDAALISTLLNSILPMELARDLQTDTQEHQKMCYTALVLTMIFSMGEQVPYHHYEHLNAAFVEFLLGVVEDGLPSDPTEQLPDIFLNLVLSFNLHHTAPSSNVIMQELRKKNVKILSEKVLLLLNRGDDPVCMFNHAPPAPHSVLKFLQDVFASRETADIFYRTDMMVMIDIAVRQISDLSPGDKTT
- the nckipsd gene encoding NCK-interacting protein with SH3 domain isoform X2; protein product: MYRSLYAFRSTEPNSLHFAAGESFLILERSNKHWWLGSRCSSGETGYIPASYIEKIKTPEQDEVLQSIDRAIEGIHNVALKNGGKYNLEQRDVLQKLIHHRKETLARRSSTSSGPKQGIPSSNSEISLSQTPPPPNGLSRDYGRQGSMPLSGSMDNMQADPGCYQVPPQPRRAAPITPPPPEKQRNSLRAEPEVPSRVSSLPPSPAPSLSISSTSLGSGSAHSLVSSDVSLPSVSSTPPPPVPSRVKPAAAPQDVPPPHSPAQPAPGKKSPAPQPPQPAAPAEQAESEWPVAPPSVAESPPGSPTKPEPVSMTIGPELIELVRKNTGLSYELSRVAVGVVVGHLQTALPQASSDLEQVLVSLVESKDLRAALPRGQVCHDEQRLEVIFSDLARHRDDSQQRSWALHEDHALIACYLEELLKILTDADPEVCKRMCKADHCENVLSLVSYYQMEHRVSLRLLLLKVFGAMCSLDAALISTLLNSILPMELARDLQTDTQEHQKMCYTALVLTMIFSMGEQVPYHHYEHLNAAFVEFLLGVVEDGLPSDPTEQLPDIFLNLVLSFNLHHTAPSSNVIMQELRKKNVKILSEKVLLLLNRGDDPVCMFNHAPPAPHSVLKFLQDVFASRETADIFYRTDMMVMIDIAVRQISDLSPGDKLRMEYLSLMHSIMRSTDYLEHQHRLSDLQGALQRILREEDDPAEDDGSATAKQMDKLIIQQIYKEFPQFSEN
- the nckipsd gene encoding NCK-interacting protein with SH3 domain isoform X1, with the translated sequence MYRSLYAFRSTEPNSLHFAAGESFLILERSNKHWWLGSRCSSGETGYIPASYIEKIKTPEQDEVLQSIDRAIEGIHNVALKNGGKYNLEQRDVLQKLIHHRKETLARRSSTSSGPKQGIPSSNSEISLSQTPPPPNGLSRDYGRQGSMPLSGSMDNMQADPGCYQVPPQPRRAAPITPPPPEKQRNSLRAAEPEVPSRVSSLPPSPAPSLSISSTSLGSGSAHSLVSSDVSLPSVSSTPPPPVPSRVKPAAAPQDVPPPHSPAQPAPGKKSPAPQPPQPAAPAEQAESEWPVAPPSVAESPPGSPTKPEPVSMTIGPELIELVRKNTGLSYELSRVAVGVVVGHLQTALPQASSDLEQVLVSLVESKDLRAALPRGQVCHDEQRLEVIFSDLARHRDDSQQRSWALHEDHALIACYLEELLKILTDADPEVCKRMCKADHCENVLSLVSYYQMEHRVSLRLLLLKVFGAMCSLDAALISTLLNSILPMELARDLQTDTQEHQKMCYTALVLTMIFSMGEQVPYHHYEHLNAAFVEFLLGVVEDGLPSDPTEQLPDIFLNLVLSFNLHHTAPSSNVIMQELRKKNVKILSEKVLLLLNRGDDPVCMFNHAPPAPHSVLKFLQDVFASRETADIFYRTDMMVMIDIAVRQISDLSPGDKLRMEYLSLMHSIMRSTDYLEHQHRLSDLQGALQRILREEDDPAEDDGSATAKQMDKLIIQQIYKEFPQFSEN